The Toxorhynchites rutilus septentrionalis strain SRP chromosome 3, ASM2978413v1, whole genome shotgun sequence genome includes a region encoding these proteins:
- the LOC129777345 gene encoding eukaryotic translation elongation factor 2 isoform X1 translates to MVNFTVDEIRAMMDKKRNIRNMSVIAHVDHGKSTLTDSLVSKAGIIAGAKAGETRFTDTRKDEQERCITIKSTAISMYFELEDRDLVFITNPDQRDKDCKGFLINLIDSPGHVDFSSEVTAALRVTDGALVVVDCVSGVCVQTETVLRQAIAERIKPVLFMNKMDRALLELQLEAEDLYQTFQRIVENVNVIIATYNDDGGPMGEVRVDPSKGSVGFGSGLHGWAFTLKQFAEMYAVMFKIDVVKLMNRLWGENFFNAKTKKWAKVKDDDNKRSFVMYVLDPIYKVFDAIMNYKADEIPKLLEKIKVTLKHEDKDKDGKALLKVVMRSWLPAGEALLQMIAIHLPSPVVAQKYRMEMLYEGPLDDEAAVAVKSCDPEGPLMMYVSKMVPTSDKGRFYAFGRVFSGKVATGQKCRIMGPNFTPGKREDLYEKSIQRTILMMGRYVEAIEDVPCGNICGLVGVDQFLVKTGTISTFKDAHNMKVMKFSVSPVVRVAVEPKNPADLPKLVEGLKRLAKSDPMVQCIIEESGEHIIAGAGELHLEICLKDLEEDHACIPLKKSDPVVSYRETVSDESDQMCLSKSPNKHNRLFMKAVPMPDGLAEDIDNGDVNSRDDFKVRARYLAEKYDYDVTEARKIWCFGPDGTGPNIVVDCTKGVQYLNEIKDSVVAGFQWASKEGVLAEENMRAVRFNIYDVTLHADAIHRGGGQIIPTARRVLYASYITAAPRLMEPVYLCEIQCPEVAVGGIYGVLNRRRGHVFEEAQVAGTPMFVVKAYLPVNESFGFTADLRSNTGGQAFPQCVFDHWQILPGDPTEANTKPYNIVQDIRKRKGLKEGLPDLAQYLDKL, encoded by the exons atg GTTAACTTCACCGTAGATGAAATCCGTGCCATGATGGACAAGAAGCGGAATATCCGTAACATGTCCGTCATTGCTCACGTCGATCATGGCAAGTCGACACTCACCGATTCGCTTGTATCGAAGGCTGGAATTATTGCCGGTGCCAAGGCCGGTGAGACCCGTTTCACCGATACCCGTAAGGATGAACAGGAACGTTGCATTACCATCAAGTCCAc TGCCATCTCCATGTACTTCGAGCTAGAGGATAGGGATTTGGTGTTCATCACCAACCCCGATCAGCGCGATAAGGACTGCAAGGGTTTCTTGATCAATTTGATCGATTCCCCTGGGCACGTTGATTTTTCATCGGAAGTAACTGCCGCGCTACGTGTCACTGACGGTGCACTGGTCGTCGTCGATTGTGTGTCCGGTGTCTGCGTGCAGACCGAAACCGTGCTACGTCAAGCCATCGCCGAACGTATCAAGCCGGTCCTGTTCATGAACAAGATGGACCGTGCCTTGCTGGAGCTGCAGCTGGAAGCGGAAGATCTGTATCAGACCTTCCAACGTATCGTGGAGAACGTTAACGTTATCATTGCCACCTACAACGATGACGGCGGCCCAATGGGTGAGGTTCGCGTTGATCCATCGAAGGGTTCCGTCGGTTTCGGATCGGGTCTGCACGGGTGGGCCTTTACCCTCAAGCAGTTTGCTGAGATGTACGCCGTTATGTTTAAGATCGATGTTGTTAAGCTAATGAACCGTCTGTGGGGAGAGAATTTCTTCAACGCCAAGACAAAGAAGTGGGCCAAGGTTAAGGACGACGATAACAAGCGTTCCTTTGTGATGTACGTTCTGGATCCAATCTACAAAGTGTTCGATGCTATCATGAACTACAAAGCTGACGAAATCCCAAAATTACTGGAAAAGATCAAGGTTACCCTGAAACATGAAGACAAGGACAAGGATGGTAAGGCCTTGCTGAAGGTTGTGATGCGTTCCTGGTTGCCAGCCGGTGAAGCTTTACTTCAGATGATTGCCATCCATCTGCCATCACCCGTTGTTGCTCAAAAATACCGTATGGAGATGTTGTATGAAGGTCCGCTGGACGATGAAGCCGCTGTTGCTGTGAAGAGTTGTGACCCGGAAGGTCCTCTCATGATGTACGTGTCTAAGATGGTACCGACCTCGGATAAGGGACGTTTCTATGCTTTCGGTCGTGTATTCTCCGGTAAAGTTGCCACTGGACAAAAATGCCGCATTATGGGCCCCAACTTCACTCCCGGAAAGCGAGAGGATTTGTACGAAAAAAGTATCCAGCGTACCATTCTGATGATGGGTCGTTATGTTGAGGCTATTGAGGATGTTCCATGCGGTAACATTTGCGGTCTGGTCGGTGTTGATCAGTTCCTGGTGAAGACCGGTACTATTTCCACCTTCAAGGATGCCCACAACATGAAGGTCATGAAGTTCTCCGTGTCGCCTGTGGTGCGCGTTGCCGTCGAACCTAAGAATCCGGCCGATCTGCCCAAACTGGTCGAAGGTCTTAAGCGTCTCGCTAAGTCCGATCCTATGGTGCAGTGTATCATTGAAGAATCTGGTGAACACATTATTGCCGGCGCTGGTGAGCTGCATCTGGAAATCTGTCTGAAGGATTTGGAAGAAGATCATGCATGTATTCCACTGAAGAAATCCGATCCCGTTGTGTCGTACCGTGAAACCGTGTCTGACGAATCCGACCAAATGTGTTTGTCCAAGTCGCCCAACAAGCACAACCGCTTGTTCATGAAGGCTGTTCCAATGCCAGATGGTTTGGCTGAGGATATTGACAACGGAGATGTAAACTCTCGTGACGACTTCAAGGTACGTGCCCGTTATCTGGCAGAGAAGTACGATTACGATGTAACCGAAGCCCGTAAGATCTGGTGCTTTGGTCCGGACGGAACCGGCCCGAACATCGTTGTTGATTGCACTAAGGGTGTGCAATACCTGAACGAAATTAAGGATTCAGTAGTTGCTGGCTTCCAGTGGGCCTCGAAGGAAGGTGTTCTTGCTGAAGAAAATATGCGAG CTGTACGTTTCAACATTTACGACGTGACATTGCACGCTGACGCTATCCATCGTGGTGGTGGCCAGATCATTCCTACCGCTCGTCGTGTCTTGTACGCTTCGTACATCACGGCCGCTCCACGTTTGATGGAACCAGTGTATCTATGCGAAATCCAATGTCCAGAAGTTGCTGTCGGTGGTATCTATGGTGTACTGAATCGTCGTCGTGGTCACGTATTTGAGGAAGCTCAAGTCGCTGGCACGCCCATGTTCGTCGTTAAGGCCTATCTGCCTGTCAATGAGTCGTTCGGATTCACCGCTGACTTGAG
- the LOC129777345 gene encoding eukaryotic translation elongation factor 2 isoform X2: MVNFTVDEIRAMMDKKRNIRNMSVIAHVDHGKSTLTDSLVSKAGIIAGAKAGETRFTDTRKDEQERCITIKSTAISMYFELEDRDLVFITNPDQRDKDCKGFLINLIDSPGHVDFSSEVTAALRVTDGALVVVDCVSGVCVQTETVLRQAIAERIKPVLFMNKMDRALLELQLEAEDLYQTFQRIVENVNVIIATYNDDGGPMGEVRVDPSKGSVGFGSGLHGWAFTLKQFAEMYAVMFKIDVVKLMNRLWGENFFNAKTKKWAKVKDDDNKRSFVMYVLDPIYKVFDAIMNYKADEIPKLLEKIKVTLKHEDKDKDGKALLKVVMRSWLPAGEALLQMIAIHLPSPVVAQKYRMEMLYEGPLDDEAAVAVKSCDPEGPLMMYVSKMVPTSDKGRFYAFGRVFSGKVATGQKCRIMGPNFTPGKREDLYEKSIQRTILMMGRYVEAIEDVPCGNICGLVGVDQFLVKTGTISTFKDAHNMKVMKFSVSPVVRVAVEPKNPADLPKLVEGLKRLAKSDPMVQCIIEESGEHIIAGAGELHLEICLKDLEEDHACIPLKKSDPVVSYRETVSDESDQMCLSKSPNKHNRLFMKAVPMPDGLAEDIDNGDVNSRDDFKVRARYLAEKYDYDVTEARKIWCFGPDGTGPNIVVDCTKGVQYLNEIKDSVVAGFQWASKEGVLAEENMRAVRFNIYDVTLHADAIHRGGGQIIPTARRVLYASYITAAPRLMEPVYLCEIQCPEVAVGGIYGVLNRRRGHVFEEAQVAGTPMFVVKAYLPVNESFGFTADLRSNTGGQAFPQCVFDHWQILPGDPTEANTKPYNIVQDIRKRKGLKEGLPDLAQYLDKL, encoded by the exons ATG GTTAACTTCACCGTAGATGAAATCCGTGCCATGATGGACAAGAAGCGGAATATCCGTAACATGTCCGTCATTGCTCACGTCGATCATGGCAAGTCGACACTCACCGATTCGCTTGTATCGAAGGCTGGAATTATTGCCGGTGCCAAGGCCGGTGAGACCCGTTTCACCGATACCCGTAAGGATGAACAGGAACGTTGCATTACCATCAAGTCCAc TGCCATCTCCATGTACTTCGAGCTAGAGGATAGGGATTTGGTGTTCATCACCAACCCCGATCAGCGCGATAAGGACTGCAAGGGTTTCTTGATCAATTTGATCGATTCCCCTGGGCACGTTGATTTTTCATCGGAAGTAACTGCCGCGCTACGTGTCACTGACGGTGCACTGGTCGTCGTCGATTGTGTGTCCGGTGTCTGCGTGCAGACCGAAACCGTGCTACGTCAAGCCATCGCCGAACGTATCAAGCCGGTCCTGTTCATGAACAAGATGGACCGTGCCTTGCTGGAGCTGCAGCTGGAAGCGGAAGATCTGTATCAGACCTTCCAACGTATCGTGGAGAACGTTAACGTTATCATTGCCACCTACAACGATGACGGCGGCCCAATGGGTGAGGTTCGCGTTGATCCATCGAAGGGTTCCGTCGGTTTCGGATCGGGTCTGCACGGGTGGGCCTTTACCCTCAAGCAGTTTGCTGAGATGTACGCCGTTATGTTTAAGATCGATGTTGTTAAGCTAATGAACCGTCTGTGGGGAGAGAATTTCTTCAACGCCAAGACAAAGAAGTGGGCCAAGGTTAAGGACGACGATAACAAGCGTTCCTTTGTGATGTACGTTCTGGATCCAATCTACAAAGTGTTCGATGCTATCATGAACTACAAAGCTGACGAAATCCCAAAATTACTGGAAAAGATCAAGGTTACCCTGAAACATGAAGACAAGGACAAGGATGGTAAGGCCTTGCTGAAGGTTGTGATGCGTTCCTGGTTGCCAGCCGGTGAAGCTTTACTTCAGATGATTGCCATCCATCTGCCATCACCCGTTGTTGCTCAAAAATACCGTATGGAGATGTTGTATGAAGGTCCGCTGGACGATGAAGCCGCTGTTGCTGTGAAGAGTTGTGACCCGGAAGGTCCTCTCATGATGTACGTGTCTAAGATGGTACCGACCTCGGATAAGGGACGTTTCTATGCTTTCGGTCGTGTATTCTCCGGTAAAGTTGCCACTGGACAAAAATGCCGCATTATGGGCCCCAACTTCACTCCCGGAAAGCGAGAGGATTTGTACGAAAAAAGTATCCAGCGTACCATTCTGATGATGGGTCGTTATGTTGAGGCTATTGAGGATGTTCCATGCGGTAACATTTGCGGTCTGGTCGGTGTTGATCAGTTCCTGGTGAAGACCGGTACTATTTCCACCTTCAAGGATGCCCACAACATGAAGGTCATGAAGTTCTCCGTGTCGCCTGTGGTGCGCGTTGCCGTCGAACCTAAGAATCCGGCCGATCTGCCCAAACTGGTCGAAGGTCTTAAGCGTCTCGCTAAGTCCGATCCTATGGTGCAGTGTATCATTGAAGAATCTGGTGAACACATTATTGCCGGCGCTGGTGAGCTGCATCTGGAAATCTGTCTGAAGGATTTGGAAGAAGATCATGCATGTATTCCACTGAAGAAATCCGATCCCGTTGTGTCGTACCGTGAAACCGTGTCTGACGAATCCGACCAAATGTGTTTGTCCAAGTCGCCCAACAAGCACAACCGCTTGTTCATGAAGGCTGTTCCAATGCCAGATGGTTTGGCTGAGGATATTGACAACGGAGATGTAAACTCTCGTGACGACTTCAAGGTACGTGCCCGTTATCTGGCAGAGAAGTACGATTACGATGTAACCGAAGCCCGTAAGATCTGGTGCTTTGGTCCGGACGGAACCGGCCCGAACATCGTTGTTGATTGCACTAAGGGTGTGCAATACCTGAACGAAATTAAGGATTCAGTAGTTGCTGGCTTCCAGTGGGCCTCGAAGGAAGGTGTTCTTGCTGAAGAAAATATGCGAG CTGTACGTTTCAACATTTACGACGTGACATTGCACGCTGACGCTATCCATCGTGGTGGTGGCCAGATCATTCCTACCGCTCGTCGTGTCTTGTACGCTTCGTACATCACGGCCGCTCCACGTTTGATGGAACCAGTGTATCTATGCGAAATCCAATGTCCAGAAGTTGCTGTCGGTGGTATCTATGGTGTACTGAATCGTCGTCGTGGTCACGTATTTGAGGAAGCTCAAGTCGCTGGCACGCCCATGTTCGTCGTTAAGGCCTATCTGCCTGTCAATGAGTCGTTCGGATTCACCGCTGACTTGAG
- the LOC129777366 gene encoding cyclin-dependent kinases regulatory subunit → MSVKDIYYSDKYYDDVYEYRHVVLPKDIAKLVPKTHLMSENEWRSIGVQQSRGWIHYMIHQPEPHILLFRRPITKA, encoded by the exons ATGAGCGTAAAAGACATTTACTACTCCGATAAATACTACGACGATGTGTATGAGTACAG ACACGTCGTTCTACCAAAGGATATTGCGAAACTAGTTCCAAAGACACACCTAATGAGTGAAAATGAATGGAGATCTATTGGTGTCCAACAGTCTCGCGGATGGATTCACTATATGATCCACCAACCGGAACCCCATATCCTGCTTTTCCGACGACCCATAACAAAGGCGTAA
- the LOC129773071 gene encoding tigger transposable element-derived protein 6-like, protein MPMDQGIINAFKVIYKSNFLRRVLLETDSDCPVTEVIKSFSLYDAIQLATDAWATITPETIANCWRNLLSVSQDQNYNSFNDFTISSPTSDPRVLLSKVVQLVDPNYVLTEEEVQEWLSNSDNIDVAQIYTDEQLTQYIASGGDFFEADHEEQDCDANESAEGDLSTSGYMYSWSSQSEKRNDYKKAISIMDVLKNVLIAVGDDHKLVEVEKWKNEYENEIIRLLGE, encoded by the exons ATGCCTATGGATCAAGGCATCATCAATGCTTTTAAGG ttatcTACAAATCGAATTTTCTGCGCCGTGTTCTGTTGGAAACTGACAGCGATTGTCCAGTCACAGAAGTTATCAAATCATTTAGCCTTTATGACGCTATTCAACTAGCGACTGATGCGTGGGCCACTATAACTCCAGAAACGATTGCTAACTGTTGGCGCAATCTCTTAAGTGTCAGTCAAGATCAAAACTATAACTCGTTCAACGATTTCACAATTTCATCACCAACAAGTGACCCCCGCGTGTTGCTTTCTAAAGTAGTGCAACTCGTTGATCCAAACTACGTACTGACCGAAGAAGAAGTTCAAGAATGGCTAAGCAACTCAGACAACATAGATGTAGCGCAAATATATACCGACGAGCAATTGACCCAGTATATTGCCTCTGGTGGTGACTTTTTCGAGGCCGACCATGAAGAGCAAGATTGCGATGCTAACGAAAGTGCTGAGGGTGATCTTAGTACTTCGGGTTATATGTACTCTTGGAGCAGTCAATCCGAAAAACGCAATGATTATAAGAAGGCTATCAGCATCATGGATGTACTTAAAAATGTTCTTATTGCTGTTGGTGATGACCATAAATTAGTGGAagtcgaaaaatggaaaaacgaatatgaaaatgaaattattcgCCTTCTTGGCGAATAA